CCATGGACGGCGCCTCCAAGTTCGTGCGCGGCGATGCGATCGCCTCCATCCTGATCCTGCTCATCAACATGATTGGCGGCGTCGCGATCGGCGCCTTCATGCACGATCTGTCCTTTGGCGACGCCTTCCGCCAATACGCGCTGCTGACCATCGGCGACGGCCTGGTGGCGCAGATCCCGGCGCTCTTGCTGTCGGCCGCGGCGGCCATCATCGTCACACGCATCAGCGATGCCGGCGACATCGAGAACCAGATCGGCGAGCAGCTGCTGGCCTCGCCCGCGGTGCTCTACAGCGCCGCGGCGGTGATGCTGGGCCTGGCCGTGATCCCCGGCATGCCGGTGCTGACCTTCAGCGCCTTTGCCGCGGTGCTGGGCTTTGTGGGCTGGCGCATGAGCCAGCGCCAGCAGGCCGCGCCCAAGCCGGCCGCGGCGCTGGAGACGGCGCTGCTCGTGGAGGCCCAGCCCGAGCCCGACTGGCGCGCGTTGCCGGTGGTGGAGCCGCTCTCGGTGGCGGTGGGCTACAAGCTGGTGCAGCTAATCGATCCGGCGCATGGCGCGCCGCTGCAAAAGCGCGTCAAGGGCATGCGGCAAAGCCTCAGCGAGAACCTCGGCCTGCTCTTGCCCAGCCTGACGGTGCGCGACGATCTCTCGCTGAAGCCGACGCAGTACAGCGTGCTGCTGAACGGCAGCGTGATCGCGCAGGGCGAGGTCTATGCCGAGCGCCTGATGGCGATCGCCTCGACCCAGGTCTATGGCGAGCTGGACGGCGTGCCCGGCCTGGACCCGGCCTATGGCATGCCCGTCACCTGGATCGAGGCCCGGCACAAGGCCCACGCGCTGGGCCTGGGCTACCAGGTGGTGGACCTGGCCAGCACCATCGCCACGCACCTGTCCAAGCTGGTGCGCGATCATCTGCCCGAGCTCTTGCGCTATGAGGACATCACCGCGCTGATGGAGCGGCTGACGGCGCAAAGCCCCAAGCTGGCCGCGGCGCTGGAGAAGGCTTACACGCACAGTCAGCTGCTGAAGATACTGCGCCTGCTGCTGGCGGAGAACGTCTCGATCAAGGACATCGTGCTGATCGCCAGCACCCTGGTGGAGAACGCCGAGGCCACCAAGGACCCGATCCTGCTGGCCGCCGAGCTGCGCTGCGCGCTGCGCCGGCAGATCGTCTCCAGCATCTGCGGCCCGGTGGGCGGCATGAAGGTCTTCAACCTCGGCAGCGAGCTCGAGAACCTGCTGCTGGGCGCGCTCAACCAGGCGCGCCAAGGCGGCGCCAAGGTCAGCCTGGACAGCTACCCGGTCGACCCGCAACTGCTGGGCCAGCTGCAGCAGCACATGCCCGCCGCACGCGACGCGATGAAGGCCCAGGCCAGCACCCCGCTGCTGCTGGTAACGCCGCAGGTGCGGCCGCTGCTGGCCCGCTACGCGCGCCTGTTCGCGCCGGGCCTGCATGTGCTCTCCTACAACGAGGTGCCGGAGCAGCGCGAGATCAGCGTGCTGGGTTCGCTGGGCTGAGGCCGGCCTCGCGCTGACGCAGCACCGCGGCGATTTCGGCCGCGGCGCGCAGCAGCCAGGCGCCATGCCCCAGCGCCAAGGGCTGAGACGCCGGCGCGTGCGTGGGCATGGGCCGCGTCAGGCGCACCAGCCAGCAGCGCCGCAGGCGCAGCGGCACCGCAGCCAGCGCGGTGGCGATCGCCGGCACCAGCGCGCGCAAGGCCTGCAGGGTAGCGGGCGAACGCGCGCCGAGCTGCAGCCACAGGCCCTGCTGCCAGTGCAAGAGCACCAACACCGGCTCGCC
This portion of the Paucibacter sediminis genome encodes:
- a CDS encoding flagellar biosynthesis protein FlhA, with product MTMLSRLTALMARHRVASPLFLMAILAMVILPLPPVLLDMLFTFNIVLALVVILVSVNSKRPLDFSVFPSIILATTLLRLSLNVASTRVVLLHGHEGTHAAGQVIESFGNVVIGGNFVVGIVVFVILMVVNFIVVTKGAERISEVSARFTLDALPGKQMAIDADLNAGLINQEKAQARRKEVGAEADFYGAMDGASKFVRGDAIASILILLINMIGGVAIGAFMHDLSFGDAFRQYALLTIGDGLVAQIPALLLSAAAAIIVTRISDAGDIENQIGEQLLASPAVLYSAAAVMLGLAVIPGMPVLTFSAFAAVLGFVGWRMSQRQQAAPKPAAALETALLVEAQPEPDWRALPVVEPLSVAVGYKLVQLIDPAHGAPLQKRVKGMRQSLSENLGLLLPSLTVRDDLSLKPTQYSVLLNGSVIAQGEVYAERLMAIASTQVYGELDGVPGLDPAYGMPVTWIEARHKAHALGLGYQVVDLASTIATHLSKLVRDHLPELLRYEDITALMERLTAQSPKLAAALEKAYTHSQLLKILRLLLAENVSIKDIVLIASTLVENAEATKDPILLAAELRCALRRQIVSSICGPVGGMKVFNLGSELENLLLGALNQARQGGAKVSLDSYPVDPQLLGQLQQHMPAARDAMKAQASTPLLLVTPQVRPLLARYARLFAPGLHVLSYNEVPEQREISVLGSLG